The Thermomonospora curvata DSM 43183 DNA segment CCATGGCTCCCCGGGCGGAGCGGGCGGCACAGATCGCGGCCGCCGGCGGCGCCGCCCTGGCCGCCCGGCTGCGGGAGGGGCCCGTGCCGGGCGGGCCGTGGCCGCGCCGACCGCGCCGGGGGACATCGCACCGGCCTGCACCTGGGTGGCCGGCGTCGCCGGGCCGGAGGGTCTTTGGGCCGGGTGGGCCGGAGACAGCCGCGCCTACTGGCTGCCGGACGAAGGGCCGGGGATGACCCTGACCGTGGACGCGAGCACGAGGCCCTCACCGCTTGGCTCGGCGCCGACGCGGGCCCACCGGTGCCCGGATCCGCAGCCACCGGCCCCAGGTGCCGGGGCGTCTGCTGCCGTGCACCGACGGTCTGTGGCGTTGCCTGCCCACCGCGGAGGAGTTGCGATCCGTCCTTACCGGCACGCGCTCATCCGGTGACGGACTTTTGGCAGAGGCGAGGGCGCCGACCGGGTACACCCTTGAGGCCGGAGGTCACGACGACGTCACCGCGCTGCTCATCCCCGTCCCCGCCGCTGTGCCGCGGCGACGGCCGTGACCGGGCGGCCGCCGCGCGGGCAGACCGCGGCGAAGCGGATCGTGATTGCAAGGCATGAGGGGGATTGAAGTGGGGCATCTCTTGCGTTGTAGTAGTAGGCGGCGGAAGGATTGCGTGCTGTAGTCTCGGGGTAGCACCGGTTTATCCCGCTTCTGCGGTGAGGTGAAGGTGCTTCATCTGGCTACCGGGCCGATCTGGGCGCCCGGTGATCGAATCTCCTTCCCGCTATGTACGTGCAGCGTGTCCATGCCGCATGTCACGTACGTGAAGTCGCCCCCTACCTAAGGATCATGCATTGACGACAATTGCGCCGCCGCAGAACGCGGCGACCCGGCGGGCCGCCCTGCCCCGGCAGCGCGGCGCCGATGACGGCGCCGCCCCGACCATCCCCTTCTCAGGTGTGCTGGCCGTGCAGGACAAACACGCATTCGTCCGGACCGCCGGGTACGTGGCCGGCCCTCAGGACGTGTACGTGTCGCTGGCCCAGGTCCAGGCCAACGGGCTGCGACCCGGCGACATCGTGACCGGCACGGCGCGCGCACCCCGATCGGCGCGGGAGAAGTTCCCCGCACTGGTGCGCGTGGAGACGGTCAACGGGCAGGAGCCGGGAGCCGAACGGCCGGAGTTCGGGTCGCTGACGCCCCTGTTCCCCCAGGAGCGGCTGCGGCTGGACACCGGGGCGATCGCGACCCGCGTCATCGACCTGGTGGCGCCGATCGGCAAGGGGCAGCGCGGGCTGATCGTGGCCCCGCCCCGGGTCGGCAAGACGATGATGCTGCAGGCCATCGCCAACACGATCACCAGGAACAACCCCGAGTGCCACCTGATGGTGGTCCTCATCGACGAGCGTCCCGAAGAGGTCACCGACATGCAGCGGTCGGTCCAAGGGGAGATCATCTACTCCACCTTCGACCGGCCGGCCACCGAGCACACCGCGGTGGCGGAGCTGGCCGTGGAGCGGGCCAAACGGCTGGTGGAGCAGGGACGCGACGTGGTGATGCTGCTGGACTCCATCACCCGGCTGGGCCGCGCCTACAACCTGGCGGCCCCCTCCAGCGCCCGCATCCTGGCCGGCGGCGTGGCGACCACCGCGCTGTACCCGCCCAAGAAGTTCTTCGGCGCCGCCCGCAACATCGAAAACGGCGGCTCGCTGACCATCCTGGCCACCGCGCTGGTGGAGACCGGTTCGCGGATGGACGAGGTGTTCTTCGAGGAGTTCAAGGGCACCGGCAACATGGAGCTCAAGCTCGACCGGGGCATCGCCGACAAGCGCATCTTCCCGGCGGTGGACGTCATCTCCTCCGGCACCCGGCGCGAGGAACTGCTGATGCCGCCGGAGGAACTGGCCCTGCACTGGCGGCTGATGAGGCTGCTGCACTCCCTGGACCCGCAGCAGGCCATCGAACTGCTGCTGGAGAAGATCAAGAACACCTCCTCCAACGCCGAGATCCTGCTGCAGATCCAGCAGAACGCTTAAGGCGGCGGGCGGGCGATCAGCGCCTGGTCGTCCGAAATGACCGCAAAATGGCGTCGTAGACCCGCTGCCCCGGTGTCCAGCGATGCGCCGGGGCCGCGAACGTGAACTCATATCCGGCCATGCGGCTGCGCAGGACGTGTAAGCGAGCGGTGAGGAACTCCCACTCGGCGGCGCCTGTGGCCAGTTCGGGCACGGCCTCCAGGCGGATGCGGCGGTAGCCGGGGTAGGCGCCGGAGGCGAGGGCCTGGCGTTCGGCCCGGCGCAGCCCGGCGAGCGCGTCCCCCTGTGCCGGAGCGATGCGCAGGTGGTGGCCGGTCGCGGGGTCCCGCCAGTGGACGCCGTCCGCTTCGCGCGAGCGTCTCCAGCCGGCGGGGACGTCCACGGTGTAGCCGTCGCCTTCGCGGTAGGTGACCAGGTGCGTGCTCTGGCCGCCCGCGGCCACCGCCGCCAAGGTGCCGTCCGTGCGGTGGCGGGCCGTCCAGGCGCCCATGGCGATCACCGTCGCGGCGATCGCGGTCACGCCCATCAAGGCGGTCAGGCGCGGGCGCCGCAACGGGAGCGGCCGCCTGGCGGGACGCGAGCGCCAGGTGTCGTCGGGGTGCTCGGCGGCCAGCTCCAGCAGCTCGGCGACCTGCGCGGCCGGCATCCGTTCCGCGGGGTCCCGCCGCAGCAGGCCGTCGATGACGGCCCGCAGTTGCGGACCGGCGTTCCAGGGCGGCGGGTACTCCCCGATGAGCACCGCGACCATCGTCGCCAGGGCGTGGGAGCGCCGGAAGGGCGAGCCGCCCTCGACCGCGGCATACAGCGTCACGCCCAGCGACCACAGGTCCGA contains these protein-coding regions:
- a CDS encoding serine/threonine-protein kinase, encoding MRVEAEEPLAGRYRLLSVIGKGGMGTVWRAYDETLDREVAIKETVLPKGLTNSERQAVYRRILAEARATAALNHPGVVTVYDVVNEDGRPWIVMELLRARSLRQVLDSEGPVDSACAARIGRAVLSVLNAAHAKGILHRDVKPGNVMLADDGRILLTDFGLAVHMLGGCADVDTMASGIAGSPAYLSPEQVLGEPGGAASDLWSLGVTLYAAVEGGSPFRRSHALATMVAVLIGEYPPPWNAGPQLRAVIDGLLRRDPAERMPAAQVAELLELAAEHPDDTWRSRPARRPLPLRRPRLTALMGVTAIAATVIAMGAWTARHRTDGTLAAVAAGGQSTHLVTYREGDGYTVDVPAGWRRSREADGVHWRDPATGHHLRIAPAQGDALAGLRRAERQALASGAYPGYRRIRLEAVPELATGAAEWEFLTARLHVLRSRMAGYEFTFAAPAHRWTPGQRVYDAILRSFRTTRR